GGCCGTCCTGGTGGGCGCCGACGCTCGCCGAGGCGGCGGTTCCGCCGTTCGCGAAGCCGTTCCAGCCGGACCAGTTGCCGCCGGGGGACTGCTCGTACTTGTTCAGGATGGAGCCGTCGCTCATCACGGCGAACACCTCGACGCGGCCGCCGAGATGGCGTCCGGCCGCCACCGAGACGACCTTCGGCTTCGTCCCGGAGGTGTCCGGCCCGAAGGCGTTCCAGCCGGACCACGCCTGATCCGGGGCGGTCTCGTAGCGGTTCTGGATCCCGGCGCCGCCGGGCGTCACCGCGAACACCTCGATCCGGCCGTCCTTGTGCACGCCGGTCGCCAGCAGGCCGCCGCTGCCCTGGTCGTAGCGCACGGGCCACTGGCCGAAGTCGGCGGTGAAAGCCTCGTTCTTGTCGCAGTCCGCGCCGTCGAAGGTGAACTCGCCGGTCTGCCACAGCTGGATGCCGGGGTAGGGGCTGGCGTTGCGGCCGCCGGAGTAGGAGGTCGACTCCGACTGCCAGGCCCACTGGATCCGGCCGGAGCCCAGCAGCCAGCCCAGGGCGTCGTAGCTGGAGTAGGCGCCGGCGCGGGCGGCGCCGATGACCGAGGCGACGCCGTCGAAGTAGGCGTTGACCGCGGTCATGTCGCCGGACTGCACGTCCCAGTCGAGGCTGAAGTAGATCGGCCGGTCCGGCGGCATCCCGCACGCGGCGGCCTGCTGCTGCGCCGAGGTGGCGTCGGAGACGCCCTGGTTGTAGCCGTTCAGCGCGGCGGTCGTCGCCGCCTCCCAGTTGCAGACCACTGGGATGCCGGCCGCGTTCAGCGCCTGGGCCTCGGCGAGGGTCAGGTTCTTGGTGGGGTCGTTGCTGAGGTAGCGGATGGCGAAGGTGTAGCCGGCGCTGAGCATCGCGCTGGTGCTCGGGTGCGGGGCCCAGGCGTAGTCCAGGCCGTAGGCCACGACCGGGGGAACGGCCGCCGCGCTGGCTGTGCCGGCACCGGTGGCCGCGGTGGTCGTGCCGGCCGTGCCGACCGTGCCGGCCGCGGTCGCTCCAGCGGCTCCGGTGGCCCCGGTCGCCGCCGAGGCGCTGTCGGCCAGGCGGACGCCGGACACGGCGAGGGTCGCGAGGGTGCCGGTCCTGGCCAGCAGCCTGCGTCGGGTCAGTCCGGTGTGGTCGGGGTTCTGATCCATGGGGTGGTTCCTTCCAGCGTCGATTACCAGAGGTCTGTGTTGATCATGGGAGTGCCTCTCAGCCGGTGGCCGCGGGCGCGAAGCCGTTCCAGGTCGTGGACCAGGCGCCGTTCGCGCTTTGTTCGTAGCGGTTCTGGATCGAGCCGTCGGACATGACGGCGAGGACTTCGAGACGTCCGTCGTGGTGGGTCGCGGCGCCGACTTCGGTGACCGTCCCGCTGCTCGGGCCGAAGGCGGCGAAGCCGTTCCAGGTGCCGTTCGGCCCGCTTTCGGCGTCGTCCTGCAGGGCGCCGGAGGCGTTCACCGCGAGGACGACCAGGCTGCCGTCGGCGTTCTGCGCGACAGTGAGGGCCGTGCCGGCCGTCCCGGCGGACGCGTAGTCGTTCCAGTCCGACCAGGTGCCGTTCGTGACCTTCTCGAAGATGTTCTTGATCGAGCCGTCGGACATGACCGCGAACACCTCCAGCCGGCCGTCGGCGTGGTTGCCGGCGCGGACTTCGGCGACCGTCCCGGCCGGTCCGAAGCCGTTCCAGCCGGACCAGGCCTGGTCCGCCGCGGTCTCGTACTTGTTCTGTACGCCGCCGGTGCTGCTGACCGCGAACACTTCGAGGCGGCCGTTCTGGTGCATGGCGACCGTCGCGTTCACCGCGGTCTTGGGCGGAGCGAAGCTGCTCCAGGCGGACCAGGTGCTGTCCGGGGAGGTCTCGAACTTGTTCATGATGGAGCCGTCCGACATGACCGCGAAGACTTCGAGCCGGCCGTCGTCGTGCCGGGCCACCTGGATCGACGTCACGGTGATCGGATCGGTGGCGCTGACCGGTGGCCCGAAGCCGTTCCAGCCGCTCCACAGGCCGTTCGGAGTGGCCTCGAAGTTGTTCAGGATGCCGCCGGAGGTGGTGACGGCGAAGTCCTCCATCCGGCCGGACAGGTGCGTCGCCGACACGACCTGGGTCGTGGTCTTGGGCAGCGCGTAGCCGCACCAGGGGCTCCACGGCGCTTCGGGCTTCGTCTCGACGGTGCTGTTCACCGCGCCAGCGGCGTTGACCGCGAAGACCTCGACGCGGCCGTCCTGGTGCTTGGCGATCGCCGGGGATCCGTTGCCGCCGGGGAAAACGGCGATCTGGCCGGTTACGGTGGTCGCGGTTGCGGCCGAGGACGCGGCGGTCTTGGCCGGAGGTTTCGCAGGAGCCTGTGTCGGTGTCAGGGGCCTGGCGGGTCTGGCACCTGCTGGTTTCGCGGACGTCGTGCCGGATGCCCCGTCGGGAAGGATCGATACGGCCCGGTATCCGGCGGCCGACCACGGCGATCCGGCGTGCGGCGTGATCGAGACCGTGATGGCGGTCTTGCCCGCGGTCGCCGAGGCCGGGAGCGTGAATCCGTCGTCGAGCCACTGGTGGTACTGGTTGCCCAGCGGTTCGAGCCAGGTGCCCACGGCCGTGCCGTCGACGCTGACGTCCGCGGTCTGCCCGGAGGCGTCCTGGTCGCTGGTCCGCTGCAGGACGACGCCCTGGTTGGCGCCGTTCACCGCGAGGGTGAAGGCCGTCGCCGCGGCGCTGTTGTCAACACACTGCGAGACCGGGGCCGGTGTGCCGTCGTTGCCTTCGTAGTCGGAGGTGACGGCGTCGGCCGAGGCGCCGGTGCTGCCGCCGGTGACGTAGCCGTGCGCGCTCTCGCTGGCGGCGTTGCCCAGCGCGATGCTGTCGGTCTGCGCCTCGGCGGCCGTCGTGGTGCCGTACCACAGGGCCGTGGTCGTGTAGTCGGACTGGACGTCGTCGTGGCCGCCGTGCTCGATGCCGTAGTCGATCTTCGAACCGAACGGGATGGCCTCGTTGAGCAGCAGCCGGTAGGCGGCGGTGCAGTCCACCCCGCTCGGGCAGTCGCCGGCGCCGTTGGCCTCGTCGCCGCTCTCGCCGGTGACGGGGTCGGTGAAGGGGCCGTACTTGAAGTACCAGCCGCCCTGGAAGTAGTCCTCGGTGCCGGTGCCGTTGATCTCAGGGGACTGTGACCCGTCGGTGTAGGCGCGCTCGTTGCCCTCCAGCGTCACGCGGCTGGTCGGGCCGTTCATGGCCGCGACGACGCCGACGACCTTGCCGTGGCCGGTGGTGTTCAGGAACGTCCAGTCCCGGCCCGGCGTGGTCGCGCCGCTGTTCGCGGTGGCGTGGAAGTACCCTACGGTGCCGTCGGCCAGGTCGGTGGCCCAGTGCGGGTCGGCCGCGGTCGTCAGCGAGTAGTCGCCGTACGTCAGCGGCTGCGACGAGGCGTTGTCGATGCTGATCGAGTAGCTGCTGCCGTAGGGCATCGGCCACCACGAGGTCAGCGCGCCGCCGGGGCGCGGGTCGATCGCGCTCATCAGGGTCCTGGTCGCGGTGTCCGTGTTCGAGCCGAAGAACTCGCCGAGCGGGGCGTCGACGGTCTGGACGCCGTCGAAGCTGATCCGGATGCGGGCCGAGGCGAGCGCCTGGTCCTGGTTCGGGTAGCTGTTCGTCCGGCTGCCGCTGAAGGTGGGGGTGCCGCTGACGCTGTAGGCGTGGGCCTTCGCCGCGGCGGTGTTCCCGACGCTGAACTCGTCGGTGCGCTCCATGCCGGTGGGCATGTGGCTGTCGACCCAGTAGGAGAACTCGTTGAAGTCCTTGGCGGAGGACACGAAGGTGTTGGTCACGGTGATGCTGCTCTTGCCGGCCGTCACCGAGGCCGGGATCTCCAGGGACTCGTCGAGCCAGGAGCCGTTCGGCTCCTGCGGGTTGGCGGTCCAGTCGCCGACCGGGGTCTTGTCCACGGTCACCGCCGCGACCTGGGAGGCGATGTTCGGGTCGAGCCGGCGGGTGAGCCGGACGCCGTTGTTGGCCGGGTCGATCGCCACGGTGAACGTCGAGGACTGGCCGGTGCCGAAGGCGTCGCCGGTGTCCGTGACCGAGCCCGGGAGCGGATAGCTGTACATCTGCGTGCCGGACCAGGTCTGGTTCGTGATCTGGTACGCGTGCGCCGCCTCGGTGGCCTGGTGCTCGGGGCCGACGTCGACGGTGTCAGCGCTCTGCCACACGCCGCCGACCTGCTGCTGGACCGAGTATTCGAACTCGTTGAAGTCCTGGTCGGAGCTGACGAAGGTGTTCTGGACCGTCGCGCTGGACTTGCCGGCGGTCGCGGCGGCCGGGACGCCCAGGGTCTGGTCGGCCCACTGGCCGGGGCTCGCGGTGGCGGCGCCGTTGGACCACTGGCCGGCGGCGGTGCCGTTCACCGTCAGGTTCGCCTTCTGATTCCCCACGTGCGGGTCGAAGCGGCGAGTGATGCGGATGCCGGTGTTCGCAGGGTTCAGCGACACCGTGAACTTGCTGGAGCCGCCGGAGCCGAAGGCCCGTCCGTCGTCGGTGATCGGGGTGGTGGTGGGGTGCGAGAGGTGCGGGATCTGCAGGCTCAGGGCCGTGATCTGGCCGCTGCCGGTTCCGCTGGCGATGGTTGTGGACTGGCTCGGCATCACCTGGAAGGAGCCGCCGGTCGTGGTCGCGCCGGTGATCGGGGCTTTCGGGTCGGAGGCGCCGGCCTGCTGCAAGGTGGTGATCACGTCCGAGGCCGACGCGTTCGGGTTGAACGTGCTGACGCCGGACGCGTCGGGGAAGGTGCGGTAGCCGACGTGGTAGAAACCGGGGTCGCCGTCGGTGCTGATCTGCATCGACGTCGTGAACGGCATGGGTACTTCGATAGAGAAGCCGCCGGAGCTCTGGGTGTCGTTGCTGACGAGCGGGAAGGTGAAGGCGGCGGGCACGTTGGTGCCGTTGAAGATGTCCGCGGCCGACTGGTCCAGCACGGTCTGGCCGTCCAGCACGATGCGGAGCTTGCCGGCCGCCGCGACGCCGCCGGTCATCCAGATCGCGTCGACCTCGCCGGGGCCGTCGTGCGCGGCGAGGAGTTTGCTGCCGTCGGGGAGCGTGCCGAGGACGTTGTTGTGGTCGTTGTTGCCCTGCTGGCGGTCGAAGCTGGAGAACTGGCGGGTGCTGACGGCGTCGGTCAGGTCAGGGAGCTGATCCAGTTGGCGGTAGGTGTTCCAGCCGACTGTGCCTTTGGTGGCGGTGGCGGTGGCGGTGCTCGACGCTGCGGACGCGGTTTTGGCCGTGGCCGTGGCCGAGGCCGCGCGCTGGGGTGCGAGGGCGGTGGTCGTCATCAACACGGCCGCCACCAGCGCGGAAGCGCTCATGGCGCGAGTCAGAAGTCTGGGCTGCATGGTCGATCGCTCTCTGGGCCTTGATCGGGTTCGACTTCGTTGCCAGGGTGCGCTCGGCGTTGCGGTGATCGGCAGAGGCTGAATGGTTCAGCAAGTGACACGGGGAGAACTGGAAGCCAGGCATCGGCTGCCGAACTGGTCCAAGTCGGGCGGGGCGAGGCAGCTGCGCACACGCAGCAGGGCCCCGCGACGTGGGTCGCGGGGCCCTGCTCCGGACTCGGCCGAAGGTGCCTGGTTAAACCGGCTTCTGGATCGGCATCCAGCTGTCGTTGTCACCGCCGGCACCGGCCGTGAACAGGCTCCCGTCCGTGTCGACGTAGAGCAGGCGGCCGGTCGCCACGTCGTCGAACGTCGTCCAGCCGCTGGTGAATCCGGGCGACGACCAGTCCTGGTAGGCGTTGCCCGGGGCCTGGCACGGGTTGGTGGTGTAGACCTGGCCGGCGGCGTTGCTGTCGAGGCAGCGGCCGGTCGCCTGGTTCTGGAGCGAGTAGAAGTAGTAGTAGCCGGAGTAGGGCGAGTAGGCCTGCCACTCGGTCCAGTTCCAGTCCTGGTACTTGTTGCCCGGGACCTGGCACGGAAGCGTGTAGGCGCCGCCCGAGGCGTTGCTGTCGAGGCAGTGGTTCGGCCCGGCGTAGCCGCCGGCCCACAGCCCGAACCACCCGGAGTGGATGGCGACGGGCGCGGACGCGGGCGTCGCCGCCGGCCGGGCCACGGCGGCGGCGCTACCGGGCGCCACGACGCCGAACCCGACGGCGGCCACGGCCGCGACGAGGGTCAACAGCCGGGCGCGCAGCCCAGGACTTTGATTTGGTGTGATCATGCAGATACCCCTTGCGTAGGAGGCTGAAATCCGCGAAGGTCTGTCCCGCCGCTGCGGGCGGCACCGCGGGTGCCGCGGTTTCCACCGCAGCGGACCAACAGTGTGGGCGAGTCGCAGAGTTCTGGCAATAGCCGGGGTATAGTCCGGACATTCTTGACTCGGTGGGGAAGTTCGGGCGGCTGGGGCACGCGACGCGGCTGCGGGGGCGGTGCTCGCGCGGTGGTGCGGGCAGAGCGTCCGGCCTGCGGGAAAACCGCGCGGCGAGGCTGGTCGGGGCCTGGTCGGGGCCTGGTGGCGCGGCGCGGCGATGAGTGCTGCCCGCAAATCGCCGACTGCCAGGTGCCGGCTGAGGCCCAGGCGAATCCGCTAAATCCGCGCGCCCGCAAGCGTGATCAAAGTGTGTGACTAGTCTGAAGTGCCGCCCCGCCGGTAGTGACCCGGTCGCGCCGTGCTCGTTCTCCACGTCGGAACAATCCTCCTTTGTCGTGGTGAACCGAGTAGAAAGCCGTCCATATGCGGACCGATGTCATCTCCGGCCACGTGGACCCCTCCGGGGCGCGGGGTGGGCCCGAATCGGACGCTGCGTTGGAGTCGGCGATGGTGTTGCACTATCCGCGGCTCGTGCGGATGGCGTACCTGGCGTTGCCGGGGGATGGGGAGCGGCATCATCGGGCGCTGACCGCGCATGGCATTGTGCAGAACACGCTTCCGCGCGCCGGGATGGTGCCCGGGCTGCGGGCCTTCGGTGCCGCGCGGCTGTCGATCCCGTATCCGCGCAGGCGCGCGCCACGCATCGACGGGACCGCGGTCGGGGCGAGTGATGCTGCGTACTCGGCGCTGCGGCTGGCCGTCCTGCGCGAAGTGTTGTGGGCGCCGCGACGCCGTTGGCCCGGGTTCCTCGCGCTGGTGCTGCGGCCGCGGGTCTGGGGGTTGCGGCTGTTCCCGGTCGGCGGCGGGGCCGAGGAGTTGCGGTTGGCGTCGGCGCTGCGTGACGCCGACCCCGTCGCCCGTGCCGCCTACGTCCTCATCACGCTCGAAGGGCTCGACTCACGGCAGGCCGAGGCGGTGCTGAACGCGGCCGGCGCCGACAACTGCCGGGTCGGTGTCGCGGCCGGGCAGCGCATGGCCCTGATCTACCCGGCCGAGGTGGCGCTCTCCGGGGAGTTCGATCCCTGCACGCTGCGTACCGGACCGGTCGATCTGCCGCAGCGTCGGCGCCGGATCCGGCTGGCGGCACTGCTGACCTGCGGCGTCGTGGTGGTCGGGGTCGGGCTGGCGGCGAGCGTCGTCGGCAGTGGCGGATCCGGGAGCGGCGGGAGTGACGGAGGCGGCGGAGACCAGAACAAAGCCGCGCCCGTGACCGGCACCGTCCCCACCCCCGAAGGCCCCGTCACCCTCACCGCCGCCCCCGCCGACCTGTGGCTCCACACCGCCCGCCTCGACTTCGGCGCCTGGCCGGACCGCAGCGGTGCCGGGGCCGACGCCGCCGCTGTCGGCCAGGCGCTCGCCGCCTGGACCGGTGCCGATCCCGGCGTGGCGAAGCCCGGGCCCGGCACCACCGCCGAGGCCCCGGTCGCCCCGGTGCGCGCGCTGTGGAACGGCCGCCTCGACGGCGCGACCGTCGTCCTGCTCGCCGACGCCACCCGGCTGGCCCGCTACACCCGCCCCGACCAACCGACGGCCGACGACCCGGTCCGCCTGGAGCTCACCCGCGCCGACGACTCCGACGTCACCTCCGCCGGGGCCGTCCTGCTGCGCTCGACCGCTGCCGGCGACCGCTGGCTCATCGCCCCGTGGGTCGTCGAGGTCACCACCCGCGACTTCCGGCAGCCCGACGTCCTGGCCCGGTCGGTCGACGTCGCGAACGGCGTCACCGCGGACGTCGCGCGGCCCCCGGCCACCGGCTGCGCCTCCTGGCCGGCGCTCCAGCTGCGCTCCTCGCCGCTGGTCGCCGAACACCACGCGTTCCTGCTCACCGATCTCGGCGGCATCACCGCCGCGCATCTCACCTTCACGCCGCCGCCGTCGCACGCCGCGCAGTCCCCGCGCGAGGCCACCGGCTCCGACGCCTTGGTCGCACTGTCCCGCCTGGCCTGCGGCCTGCCCGCGCTGCGGAATCAGGACACGAAGCAGATCAACACCTGGGAGTTCGCCCTCCAGCCGCTCCCGCAGTCGCAGGGCACTGCCACGTGGGTCTGCACGCGTGCCGACCGCTGGGACGGCACCGGCTCGACCGCGACCGCGTTCCTGCCGCCGGGGACCGGGCCGTCCGAGCCCACCGGGTCGGAAAGCGAGGGCGCTCCTGCAGTCGCTTCTCCCAGCACATCGTCGCGGACGTCCGCTGGCGCTCGCCGCAGGGCCGGCAGTACCTGCTGATCGCCGGATCGCGCCACGTCACGTCGCTGCAAGTCGGCACGTCGACCATCGCAGCACCCGACCACACGGCCGCGCTCCCCGCCGACGCAGCGACGCCGGCGATCACCGGCGACCTCGACATCGGCGGCACCGTATCGCCCCTTTCGCGATGAATTCTGCGATCCCGCCGAAACCGGTCAACCCAGACTCCTTGACAGCCCGACAGGTCTAGTCCAATCTGCGTCCTAGCCGCAGCTCCGGAGCAGCCGGCATCCGCCAACTCGCCATTTTGTGCTGCCTGGAGGACGTTTGATGCTCAGGAATCTCAGTTCTCGCCGGAGACAGCTCCTCACTTCCGCCGGCGCCGCAGTCGGCGCGCTCGCCCTCGCCGGCGCCGCGGCGGCCTTCGCCACGAGCGCCACCGCCGCGCCGTCCACGCAGGCTGCCGCCGCCGCGGCGTCCGGCAACCTGCTGACCAACCCCGGGTTCGAGACCGGGGACCTGACCGGTTGGACCTGCGACGCCGGGACGGCCGCCGTCGTGTCGTCCCCGGTGCACTCCGGAAGCCACGCGCTGGCCGGCACGCCCTCGGGCTCCGACACCGCGCAGTGCACGCAGACCGTCTCGGTCCAGCCGAGCACGGCGTACACCTTCTCAGGGTACGTTGAAGGCTCGTACGTCTACATAGGCGTGACCAGCGGCACCTCCACCTGGACGCCCTCGGCGACCAGCTGGCAGCAGCTGTCGGTGTCGTTCACCACCAGCGCGTCGCAGACCTCTGTCCAGGTCTACATCCACGGCTGGTACGCCGAACCCGCCTACACCGCCGACGACCTCGCGCTGACCGGCCCCGCCGGCCCGCCGCCGACGACTCCCTCCACCTCGCCGACCACGGTCCCGACGTCGAGCACGCCGCCGACCACCCCGTCCAGCACGCCGCCCACGAGCACGACTCCCACCAGCACCCCGCCGACCAGCAGCAGCTCCTCCGCGCCGGGCGGCAGCACGTGCCCGGTGAAGTCGCGCCCGGCCGGGAAGGTGATCCAGGGCTACTGGGAGAACTGGGACGGCGCGCTCAACGGCGTGCACCCGGGCCTGGGCTGGATCCCGATCAACGACCCGCGCATCCAGCAGCACGGCTACAACGTCATCAACGCCGCGTTCCCGGTCATCCTGTCCGACGGCACCGTCGAATGGCAGGACGGCATGGATACTAACGTCAAGGTCGGTTCGCCCGCCGACTACTGCGCGGAGAAGGCGGCCGGCGCGACCATCCTGATGTCGATCGGCGGCGCGACCGCCAGCGTCGACCTCAGCTCGAGCGCGGCGGCCGACAAGTTCGTCTCGACCATCGTGCCGATCCTGAAGCAGTACAACTTCGACGGTATCGACATCGACATCGAGACCGGCCTGGTCGGCAGCGGGAGTATCAACACCCTGTCGACATCGCAGCAGAACCTCGAGCGCATCATCGACGGCGTGCTGGCGCAGATGCCGTCGAACTTCGGCCTGACCATGGCTCCGGAGACCGCCTACGTGACCGGGGGCAGCGTCACGTATGGCTCGATCTGGGGCTCCTACCTGCCGATCATCAAGAAGTACATGGACAACGGCCGGCTGTGGTGGCTGAACATGCAGTACTACAACGGCAGCATGTACGGCTGCTCGGGCGACTCCTACGAGGCGGCCACGGTCCAGGGCTTCCAGGTCCAGACCCAGTGCCTGAACAACGGACTCACCATCCAGGGCACGACGGTCAAGGTTCCGTACGATCACCAGGTCCCGGGGCTGCCCGCGCAGCCCGGCGCCGGCGGCGGGTACATGACGCCCTCGCTGGTGTCGCAGGCGTGGAACAGCGTCGGCGGGCAGATCAAGGGGCTGATGACCTGGTCGATCAACTGGGACGGCTCGTTGGGCTGGACGTTCGGCGACAACGTGAAGGGATTGGAAGGGCGCTGACACGCTGAACCGATAGGTAGACAGCCGTCGCGGGGTTCCACGCAGCTCAGGAGTGGAACCCCGCGACGCACTTCCGATGTTTTCAGTGCTCCTGCGCGGCGAAGAGCGCCAGAACCTGAGGCGTGGCCAGCTCCGCGGACGTGTTGTGGTCGACATGGCCGACGTCCACCAGCTTGACCTCGTCGCCGTGCTCGGCCAGCTGTGCCTGGCACTGCTGGGCGTTGGCGAACGCGACGCCGTCGTCCCCGTCGGCGGCGTAGATCTGCGCCGGGACGTTCGGGTGC
This sequence is a window from Catenulispora sp. EB89. Protein-coding genes within it:
- a CDS encoding glycoside hydrolase domain-containing protein; this translates as MDQNPDHTGLTRRRLLARTGTLATLAVSGVRLADSASAATGATGAAGATAAGTVGTAGTTTAATGAGTASAAAVPPVVAYGLDYAWAPHPSTSAMLSAGYTFAIRYLSNDPTKNLTLAEAQALNAAGIPVVCNWEAATTAALNGYNQGVSDATSAQQQAAACGMPPDRPIYFSLDWDVQSGDMTAVNAYFDGVASVIGAARAGAYSSYDALGWLLGSGRIQWAWQSESTSYSGGRNASPYPGIQLWQTGEFTFDGADCDKNEAFTADFGQWPVRYDQGSGGLLATGVHKDGRIEVFAVTPGGAGIQNRYETAPDQAWSGWNAFGPDTSGTKPKVVSVAAGRHLGGRVEVFAVMSDGSILNKYEQSPGGNWSGWNGFANGGTAASASVGAHQDGRLEIFAVTPGGSLLNMYETVPDGPWASTWSGFGPTGTTLKVESVTAARHAHGRLEVFVVMSDGSMQNKYEQSPDGTWSPWNGYADKATSVIGSGYPGTDSSGVHLDGRMEVFAVTSNGGLANKFEGSPDGTWSGWNGFGPTDIAPQTVVASAVSQHKSGRLEVFAVISDGSIKNRYEQSPNGSWSSWNGFANAGTVKA
- a CDS encoding DUF2961 domain-containing protein → MSASALVAAVLMTTTALAPQRAASATATAKTASAASSTATATATKGTVGWNTYRQLDQLPDLTDAVSTRQFSSFDRQQGNNDHNNVLGTLPDGSKLLAAHDGPGEVDAIWMTGGVAAAGKLRIVLDGQTVLDQSAADIFNGTNVPAAFTFPLVSNDTQSSGGFSIEVPMPFTTSMQISTDGDPGFYHVGYRTFPDASGVSTFNPNASASDVITTLQQAGASDPKAPITGATTTGGSFQVMPSQSTTIASGTGSGQITALSLQIPHLSHPTTTPITDDGRAFGSGGSSKFTVSLNPANTGIRITRRFDPHVGNQKANLTVNGTAAGQWSNGAATASPGQWADQTLGVPAAATAGKSSATVQNTFVSSDQDFNEFEYSVQQQVGGVWQSADTVDVGPEHQATEAAHAYQITNQTWSGTQMYSYPLPGSVTDTGDAFGTGQSSTFTVAIDPANNGVRLTRRLDPNIASQVAAVTVDKTPVGDWTANPQEPNGSWLDESLEIPASVTAGKSSITVTNTFVSSAKDFNEFSYWVDSHMPTGMERTDEFSVGNTAAAKAHAYSVSGTPTFSGSRTNSYPNQDQALASARIRISFDGVQTVDAPLGEFFGSNTDTATRTLMSAIDPRPGGALTSWWPMPYGSSYSISIDNASSQPLTYGDYSLTTAADPHWATDLADGTVGYFHATANSGATTPGRDWTFLNTTGHGKVVGVVAAMNGPTSRVTLEGNERAYTDGSQSPEINGTGTEDYFQGGWYFKYGPFTDPVTGESGDEANGAGDCPSGVDCTAAYRLLLNEAIPFGSKIDYGIEHGGHDDVQSDYTTTALWYGTTTAAEAQTDSIALGNAASESAHGYVTGGSTGASADAVTSDYEGNDGTPAPVSQCVDNSAAATAFTLAVNGANQGVVLQRTSDQDASGQTADVSVDGTAVGTWLEPLGNQYHQWLDDGFTLPASATAGKTAITVSITPHAGSPWSAAGYRAVSILPDGASGTTSAKPAGARPARPLTPTQAPAKPPAKTAASSAATATTVTGQIAVFPGGNGSPAIAKHQDGRVEVFAVNAAGAVNSTVETKPEAPWSPWCGYALPKTTTQVVSATHLSGRMEDFAVTTSGGILNNFEATPNGLWSGWNGFGPPVSATDPITVTSIQVARHDDGRLEVFAVMSDGSIMNKFETSPDSTWSAWSSFAPPKTAVNATVAMHQNGRLEVFAVSSTGGVQNKYETAADQAWSGWNGFGPAGTVAEVRAGNHADGRLEVFAVMSDGSIKNIFEKVTNGTWSDWNDYASAGTAGTALTVAQNADGSLVVLAVNASGALQDDAESGPNGTWNGFAAFGPSSGTVTEVGAATHHDGRLEVLAVMSDGSIQNRYEQSANGAWSTTWNGFAPAATG
- a CDS encoding glycosyl hydrolase family 18 protein, whose translation is MLRNLSSRRRQLLTSAGAAVGALALAGAAAAFATSATAAPSTQAAAAAASGNLLTNPGFETGDLTGWTCDAGTAAVVSSPVHSGSHALAGTPSGSDTAQCTQTVSVQPSTAYTFSGYVEGSYVYIGVTSGTSTWTPSATSWQQLSVSFTTSASQTSVQVYIHGWYAEPAYTADDLALTGPAGPPPTTPSTSPTTVPTSSTPPTTPSSTPPTSTTPTSTPPTSSSSSAPGGSTCPVKSRPAGKVIQGYWENWDGALNGVHPGLGWIPINDPRIQQHGYNVINAAFPVILSDGTVEWQDGMDTNVKVGSPADYCAEKAAGATILMSIGGATASVDLSSSAAADKFVSTIVPILKQYNFDGIDIDIETGLVGSGSINTLSTSQQNLERIIDGVLAQMPSNFGLTMAPETAYVTGGSVTYGSIWGSYLPIIKKYMDNGRLWWLNMQYYNGSMYGCSGDSYEAATVQGFQVQTQCLNNGLTIQGTTVKVPYDHQVPGLPAQPGAGGGYMTPSLVSQAWNSVGGQIKGLMTWSINWDGSLGWTFGDNVKGLEGR